From the Phoenix dactylifera cultivar Barhee BC4 chromosome 10, palm_55x_up_171113_PBpolish2nd_filt_p, whole genome shotgun sequence genome, one window contains:
- the LOC108511147 gene encoding zinc finger BED domain-containing protein RICESLEEPER 2-like, protein MGSPRREVDLRTAGMEGGAEEAIEEVGESSSPPRGLGLGGGGGIAANDIENKIFTRLVGNGNGEAVSNPDFKDQLEARFSRLPHRLMSVMGSNENTAEVSRTLCSSSSQAMKPSNTDSFRASKKRRSEIWNHYSEVEDQKDKAKCNYCHFIFSANLKNGTSHLHRHTKNCKSKKSLDRRQKQLIGNVASKDGVVLNELTPYSFDQERSREDLARMIILQELPFITVEHPALQKFVRDLRPEFHVVSRTTLASDCFKAYEKEKRRLDDLFKANCGRISLTSDMWTSNQTLGYMCLTAHYITNDWKLKKHIISFKMVPSPHTGLVISDCIASCILSWNIEKRLGSITVDNLPANTIAAMELQRKFRRDLLLDGKFFHVRCCAHILNLIVKDGLKIMEGAIHRIREAVKYVKSSQARLETFMEIAKQLKMNDKKKICIDVPTHWNSTYLMLDDAIQFKDVFMRLEAQDSNFEDAPTEEDWSQGTIICNFLKVFHHITKICSQTKSPTTNLYFYEIWRIHMLLIQESKSSNAVVTMMALKMQEEFDKYWKQCSHILAVGVVLDPRYKMKLIKYCFQKIYGNGDRASFEIKKVYDVLQNLYDDYTILYGANVAHVQVEVMVSTSHGRGDESFFLQDYKKFIREKEVAQPSKSEIEMYLEEKVHSLGDQNFDILDYWRFNESKYPILSRMVRDILAIPVSTVAFESAFSTTGRVLDDFRSSLSPDMVEALICTQDWLRDTLPHLADDPPPHTNYKVEDYETAIVISTDD, encoded by the exons ATGGGCTCGCCGCGACGGGAGGTGGATCTCCGGACGGCCGGGATGGAGGGAGGAGCGGAGGAGGCGATCGAAGAGGTCGGGGAGAGCTCATCTCCGCCGAGAGGGCTCGGTCTCGGCGGTGGGGGAGGGATCGCGGCGAACGACATCGAGAACAAAATCTTCACGCGGTTGGTGGGGAACGGGAATGGGGAGGCCGTCTCCAATCCCGACTTCAAGGACCAGCTTGAGGCCCGCTTCAGCCGATTGCCCCACAG GTTAATGTCCGTGATGGGTAGCAATGAAAACACAGCTGAAGTTTCAAGAACACTTTGCTCTAGTAGTTCTCAAGCTATGAAGCCCTCTAATACAGATAGCTTTCGAGCGAGCAAAAAAAGGAGGTCAGAGATATGGAATCATTATAGTGAAGTAGAAGACCAAAAAGACAAGGCCAAATGCAATTATtgccattttattttttcagccAATCTTAAAAATGGGACAAGTCATCTTCACAGACACACAAAGAACTGTAAGTCCAAAAAAAGTCTTGATAGGAGGCAGAAACAGTTAATAGGTAATGTGGCTTCAAAAGATGGTGTTGTATTGAATGAGTTGACTCCCTATTCATTTGATCAAGAGAGAAGCCGTGAGGATCTTGCAAGAATGATAATTCTACAGGAGTTGCCATTTATAACAGTTGAGCACCCAGCTTTGCAGAAATTTGTTAGGGACCTTAGACCTGAATTTCATGTTGTTTCAAGAACAACATTGGCATCTGATTGCTTTAAAGcatatgaaaaggaaaaaagaagacttGATGATTTGTTTAAGGCAAACTGTGGAAGAATCAGCTTAACATCCGATATGTGGACATCAAATCAGACATTAGGATATATGTGTCTCACTGCACATTACATCACTAATGATTGGAAACTTAAAAAGCATATTATCAGTTTTAAGATGGTTCCTTCACCACATACGGGCTTAGTCATTAGTGATTGTATAGCTAGCTGCATTTTATCTTGGAATATCGAGAAAAGGTTGGGTTCAATCACTGTTGATAATTTGCCAGCAAATACAATTGCAGCCATGGAActtcaaagaaaatttagaagagATTTACTTTTGGATGGTAAGTTCTTTCATGTGCGTTGCTGTGCACATATTCTTAATTTGATTGTGAAGGACGGGTTGAAGATTATGGAGGGTGCTATTCATAGGATCCGTGAGGCTGTTAAATATGTAAAATCATCTCAAGCAAGATTGGAAACATTTATGGAAATTGCGAAACAATTAAAGATGAATGATAAGAAAAAGATATGCATAGATGTACCTACTCACTGGAATTCTACATATCTCATGTTAGATGATGCTATACAATTCAAGGATGTGTTTATGCGACTTGAGGCACAGGATTCTAATTTTGAAGATGCACCAACTGAGGAAGATTGGTCTCAAGGCACTATTATTTGTaactttttaaaagttttccatCATATAACTAAAATTTGTTCACAAACAAAAAGTCCAACTACAAATTTGTATTTCTATGAAATTTGGAGAATACATATGCTATTGATTCAAGAATCTAAGAGTTCAAATGCAGTTGTGACAATGATGGCCTTAAAGATGCAAGAAGAATTTGACAAATATTGGAAGCAATGCTCTCACATTCTTGCCGTAGGGGTTGTTCTTGATCCAAGATATAAGATGAAGCTTATTAAGTATTGCTTTCAAAAAATCTATGGTAATGGTGATCGTGCTTCATTTGAAATCAAGAAAGTGTACGATGTTCTTCAAAATCTTTATGATGATTATACAATTTTATATGGTGCAAATGTCGCTCATGTTCAAGTGGAGGTGATGGTGTCTACATCTCATGGTAGAGGAGAtgagagtttttttttgcaaGACTATAAAAAATTTATCCGAGAAAAAGAAGTTGCCCAACCTTCCAAGTCAGAAATAGAGATGTATTTGGAAGAGAAG GTTCATTCATTAGGGGATCAAAATTTTGACATTCTAGACTATTGGAGATTCAATGAATCAAAATATCCAATATTGTCTAGGATGGTACGTGATATCTTGGCAATTCCTGTTTCTACCGTTGCATTTGAGTCTGCCTTCAGCACTACTGGCAGGGTTTTGGATGATTTCCGTAGCAGCCTATCCCCGGATATGGTTGAGGCATTGATATGCACACAAGATTGGCTTCGAGACACCTTGCCTCATCTTGCAG ATGACCCACCTCCTCATACTAATTACAAGGTTGAAGATTACGAAACAGCTATTGTTATTAGCactgatgattag